In the genome of Girardinichthys multiradiatus isolate DD_20200921_A chromosome 7, DD_fGirMul_XY1, whole genome shotgun sequence, one region contains:
- the si:ch211-214p13.7 gene encoding uncharacterized protein si:ch211-214p13.7 codes for MGNCTSGQQKKKKGNAAPTDESNENRPNEDVMYASINHTGLGPRQDKAANKHQPDDDCDYATVKIQEEVPADSHSESSKDECADDYVLMG; via the exons ATGGGAAACTGCACCTCAGG gcaacagaagaagaaaaaag GGAATGCTGCACCTACTGATGAAAGCAATGAGAACAGG CCCAACGAGGATGTAATGTACGCCTCCATCAACCACACTGGCCTTGGACCAAGACAGGACAAAGCTGCCAATAAACACCAACCTGATGATGACTGCGACTACGCTACAGTTAAAATCCAAGAAGAAGTTCCAGCAGATTCCCACTCCGAGTCATCCAAAGATGAATGTGCAGATGATTATGTACTAATGGGCTGA
- the LOC124870972 gene encoding cell surface glycoprotein CD200 receptor 1-A-like isoform X3 encodes MTWTEIMFVIWNIELKHKTCRISFSDKDQSIDSCNDGKSLRNTSAGQSYLHIPNFSADEVGDYRCESVYHGGNEYYTFEVAVTAPPKVSAWLERRDNKMVAVCRAEKGNPAANISWSPAGNGSVTLQDEPDGFVTVESWLELSGDMDPENLTCVVHHQFWAKEKTLVPKLKEGFRFWMLISVIGGIIVLLAVFSAFAIKKDIFSRQCQQAETPSKSPPTEDVEEVEPYASYVQRVNSIYN; translated from the exons ATGACATGGACTGAGATAATGTTTGTTATCTGGAACATTGAACTGAAACACAAAACCTGTAGGATCTCCTTCAGTGATAAAGACCAAAGCATTGACTCCTGCAACGATGGAAAGTCTCTCCGAAACACTTCAGCTGGTCAGTCATACCTGCACATCCCAAACTTTTCAGCTGACGAGGTTGGGGATTACAGGTGTGAATCAGTTTACCATGGAGGAAATGAATATTATACATTTGAAGTGGCTGTCACAG CTCCTCCCAAAGTATCTGCCTGGTTAGAGCGTAGGGACAACAAAATGGTGGCGGTCTGCagagctgaaaaaggaaatcctgCTGCCAACATCAGCTGGAGTCCTGCAGGAAATGGTTCTGTGACACTGCAAGATGAGCCAGATGGATTTGTAACAGTAGAGAGTTGGCTGGAGCTATCTGGAGACATGGATCCAGAAAACCTGACATGTGTTGTCCACCACCAGTTCTGGGCCAAGGAGAAGACTTTGGTACCAAAACTCAAAGAAG GTTTTCGGTTTTGGATGCTCATTTCTGTTATTGGGGGGATCATTGTTCTTTTGGCAGTTTTCTCTGCCTTTGCAATAAAGAAAGATATATTTTCAAG ACAATGTCAACAGGCAGAGACACCGTCCAAATCACCCCCG aCAGAGGATGTGGAGGAGGTGGAGCCTTATGCTAGCTATGTTCAACGAGTCAACTCAATATACAACTAA
- the LOC124870972 gene encoding cell surface glycoprotein CD200 receptor 1-like isoform X1, with product MMRIYILIFFLTVSWSSTKGTNSTTSVISNTTTPNVKVYVTKKAVFSLGSNVDLYCSNMTWTEIMFVIWNIELKHKTCRISFSDKDQSIDSCNDGKSLRNTSAGQSYLHIPNFSADEVGDYRCESVYHGGNEYYTFEVAVTAPPKVSAWLERRDNKMVAVCRAEKGNPAANISWSPAGNGSVTLQDEPDGFVTVESWLELSGDMDPENLTCVVHHQFWAKEKTLVPKLKEGFRFWMLISVIGGIIVLLAVFSAFAIKKDIFSRQCQQAETPSKSPPTEDVEEVEPYASYVQRVNSIYN from the exons ATGATGAGGATTTATATCTTGATCTTCTTCTTGACTGTATCATGGAGCTCAACTAAAG GAACTAACTCAACCACCTCTGTGATCTCAAATACAACCACTCCAAATGTGAAAGTTTATG ttaccaaaaaagcagttttcagtcTTGGGAGTAATGTGGACCTGTACTGCAGTAATATGACATGGACTGAGATAATGTTTGTTATCTGGAACATTGAACTGAAACACAAAACCTGTAGGATCTCCTTCAGTGATAAAGACCAAAGCATTGACTCCTGCAACGATGGAAAGTCTCTCCGAAACACTTCAGCTGGTCAGTCATACCTGCACATCCCAAACTTTTCAGCTGACGAGGTTGGGGATTACAGGTGTGAATCAGTTTACCATGGAGGAAATGAATATTATACATTTGAAGTGGCTGTCACAG CTCCTCCCAAAGTATCTGCCTGGTTAGAGCGTAGGGACAACAAAATGGTGGCGGTCTGCagagctgaaaaaggaaatcctgCTGCCAACATCAGCTGGAGTCCTGCAGGAAATGGTTCTGTGACACTGCAAGATGAGCCAGATGGATTTGTAACAGTAGAGAGTTGGCTGGAGCTATCTGGAGACATGGATCCAGAAAACCTGACATGTGTTGTCCACCACCAGTTCTGGGCCAAGGAGAAGACTTTGGTACCAAAACTCAAAGAAG GTTTTCGGTTTTGGATGCTCATTTCTGTTATTGGGGGGATCATTGTTCTTTTGGCAGTTTTCTCTGCCTTTGCAATAAAGAAAGATATATTTTCAAG ACAATGTCAACAGGCAGAGACACCGTCCAAATCACCCCCG aCAGAGGATGTGGAGGAGGTGGAGCCTTATGCTAGCTATGTTCAACGAGTCAACTCAATATACAACTAA
- the LOC124870972 gene encoding cell surface glycoprotein CD200 receptor 1-A-like isoform X2 produces the protein MMRIYILIFFLTVSWSSTKVTKKAVFSLGSNVDLYCSNMTWTEIMFVIWNIELKHKTCRISFSDKDQSIDSCNDGKSLRNTSAGQSYLHIPNFSADEVGDYRCESVYHGGNEYYTFEVAVTAPPKVSAWLERRDNKMVAVCRAEKGNPAANISWSPAGNGSVTLQDEPDGFVTVESWLELSGDMDPENLTCVVHHQFWAKEKTLVPKLKEGFRFWMLISVIGGIIVLLAVFSAFAIKKDIFSRQCQQAETPSKSPPTEDVEEVEPYASYVQRVNSIYN, from the exons ATGATGAGGATTTATATCTTGATCTTCTTCTTGACTGTATCATGGAGCTCAACTAAAG ttaccaaaaaagcagttttcagtcTTGGGAGTAATGTGGACCTGTACTGCAGTAATATGACATGGACTGAGATAATGTTTGTTATCTGGAACATTGAACTGAAACACAAAACCTGTAGGATCTCCTTCAGTGATAAAGACCAAAGCATTGACTCCTGCAACGATGGAAAGTCTCTCCGAAACACTTCAGCTGGTCAGTCATACCTGCACATCCCAAACTTTTCAGCTGACGAGGTTGGGGATTACAGGTGTGAATCAGTTTACCATGGAGGAAATGAATATTATACATTTGAAGTGGCTGTCACAG CTCCTCCCAAAGTATCTGCCTGGTTAGAGCGTAGGGACAACAAAATGGTGGCGGTCTGCagagctgaaaaaggaaatcctgCTGCCAACATCAGCTGGAGTCCTGCAGGAAATGGTTCTGTGACACTGCAAGATGAGCCAGATGGATTTGTAACAGTAGAGAGTTGGCTGGAGCTATCTGGAGACATGGATCCAGAAAACCTGACATGTGTTGTCCACCACCAGTTCTGGGCCAAGGAGAAGACTTTGGTACCAAAACTCAAAGAAG GTTTTCGGTTTTGGATGCTCATTTCTGTTATTGGGGGGATCATTGTTCTTTTGGCAGTTTTCTCTGCCTTTGCAATAAAGAAAGATATATTTTCAAG ACAATGTCAACAGGCAGAGACACCGTCCAAATCACCCCCG aCAGAGGATGTGGAGGAGGTGGAGCCTTATGCTAGCTATGTTCAACGAGTCAACTCAATATACAACTAA